In Naumovozyma castellii chromosome 1, complete genome, one DNA window encodes the following:
- the NCAS0A02910 gene encoding uncharacterized protein (ancestral locus Anc_4.29) gives MAFSTAAAIQRPTNPRLNRPCVDCTCSPGLLSRQGRRASVFLKQMSNNTRKSRSGRRNSNDSSIADTMSIYSSDSLCQSAKEVNTTGRLLALRKEMGKNELCCYIVPSEDEHQSEYVSLLDQRRQFISGFSGSAGIACITRDLLNFNDDAPEGKSILSTDGRYFNQASQELDFNWTLVRQGIDPLTWQRWCIREAKEMSLSLGGKPAKIGVDPKLISHEEVVNFQNLIKEELADVEKCQVELVAVPGNLVDNIWNQFETVPARVNNELLLLTHDSHGENFDSKRDRFLNCLTKKYQIEDLNSTSFIAVALDEICWFLNLRGSDIPFNPVFYSYLLINEKETILFTDNPFNSTISTYFETNNITVKPYNEIWSYLTASIESNSLKKFFIPDTASWQLINTVSKTSFKIIPSPINVYKSVKNSIEIANAHCAQVKDAQCLIQYFAWLEDKLVNHDALLDEYKAGEKLLQIRHTQKNFMGNSFETISSTGANAAVIHYSPPVEGSSMIDPSKIYLCDSGSQFLEGTTDITRTIHMTQPTKDEINNYTLVLKGNLALERLVFPEGTTGFHIDIIARQYLWSHGLDYRHGTGHGIGSFLNVHEGPIGVGIKPHLAQFPLQAGNIISNEPGYYKDDEYGIRIENDMVVKEAVGLEFGDKKFLKFENITLVPYCRKLINVKLLTKEEKEQLNSYNKRIWDSLVQMIQPQSITYKWLKRETANY, from the coding sequence atggcGTTCTCAACAGCAGCTGCTATTCAACGCCCCACGAATCCAAGGTTGAACAGACCATGTGTTGACTGTACTTGTTCCCCAGGCCTTCTATCTAGACAAGGCAGACGTGCGTCAGTATTTCTGAAGCAAATGTCCAATAACACTAGAAAATCTAGATCCGGTAGgagaaattcaaatgacAGCTCCATTGCGGATACCATGTCCATTTACTCATCTGATTCCTTGTGTCAGTCTGCTAAGGAGGTTAACACTACTGGTAGATTATTGGCATTAAGAAAGGAGATGGGTAAAAATGAGCTTTGTTGTTACATTGTCCCAAGTGAAGATGAGCATCAATCCGAATACGTTTCTCTATTGGATCAAAGAAGACAGTTCATTTCCGGATTTTCTGGTTCTGCTGGTATTGCATGTATTACTAGAGATTTgttaaatttcaatgaCGATGCCCCTGAAGGTAAATCGATCCTAAGTACTGACGGTAGATATTTCAACCAAGCTAGTCAGGAATTAGATTTTAATTGGACTTTAGTGAGACAAGGTATTGATCCTTTAACTTGGCAAAGATGGTGTATTCGTGAAGCAAAGGAGATGTCTTTGAGTTTAGGCGGGAAGCCTGCCAAGATTGGTGTGGATCCAAAATTAATCTCTCATGAAGAAGTGgttaatttccaaaatttaattaaagagGAATTGGCCGATGTGGAGAAGTGTCAAGTGGAATTAGTGGCAGTCCCCGGGAACTTGGTTGAtaatatttggaatcaaTTTGAAACGGTTCCAGCTAGAgtcaataatgaattattgttaCTCACTCATGACTCTCATggtgaaaattttgattctAAACGAGATCGGTTTTTAAATTGTTTGACTAAGAAATaccaaattgaagatttgaattctACCTCATTCATTGCTGTGGCATTAGATGAGATTTGTTGGTTCTTAAATCTGCGTGGTAGTGACATCCCATTTAACCCTGTATTTTATTCCTATTTGTTGAtcaatgaaaaggaaacaatTTTGTTTACTGACAATCCATTTAATTCCACCATTTCGACttattttgaaacaaataatataacGGTGAAACCATACAATGAAATTTGGTCATATTTGACTGCATCTattgaatcaaattctcttaagaaattttttattcCAGACACTGCATCATGGCAACTAATCAATACAGTTTCCAAAACttcattcaaaataatcCCATCACCCATTAACGTTTATAAATCAGTGAAGAATAGCATTGAAATTGCCAATGCGCATTGTGCTCAAGTGAAAGATGCACAATgtttaattcaatattttgcCTGGTTGGAAGATAAATTGGTTAATCATGATGCGTTATTGGATGAATATAAGGCTGGAGAAAAATTGCTTCAAATAAGACACACACAAAAGAATTTCATGGgtaattcatttgaaaCGATCTCCTCAACGGGGGCTAATGCAGCTGtgattcattattctcCACCTGTGGAAGGATCCTCCATGATTGATCCATCCAAGATCTATTTATGTGATTCAGGTTCACAATTTTTGGAAGGAACCACTGATATTACAAGAACCATTCATATGACTCAACCTACAAAGgatgaaataaataattacaCTTTAGTGTTAAAGGGTAATTTAGCTTTGGAAAGATTAGTGTTCCCGGAGGGTACCACTGGGTTCCATATTGATATAATTGCTAGACAATATTTATGGTCGCATGGATTAGACTATAGACATGGTACCGGGCATGGTATTGGATCATTTTTAAATGTTCACGAGGGTCCCATTGGAGTTGGAATAAAGCCCCATTTGGCACAGTTCCCCTTACAGGCGGGGAATATAATATCCAATGAACCTGGTTATTATaaggatgatgaatatgGGATTAggattgaaaatgatatgGTTGTCAAGGAAGCTGTTGGTTTAGAGTTTGGTGACAAGAAGTTTTTGaagtttgaaaatattacatTAGTTCCCTACTGTAGGAAGTTGATCAATGTGAAGTTACTCACTAAGGAGGAAAAGGAACAATTAAATAGTTATAACAAGAGGATTTGGGACAGTTTAGTTCAAATGATACAACCTCAAAGCATTACGTACAAGTGGTTGAAGAGAGAGACGGCCAATTACTAA
- the HSP104 gene encoding chaperone ATPase HSP104 (ancestral locus Anc_4.32), translated as MNDETQFTERALTIVTLAQKLAEDHQHPQLLPIHLLAAFIETPEDGSISYLQNLIEKGRFDFDLFKKVVNRTLVRVPQQHPAPSQITPSYSLGKVLQDAAKIQKQQKDSFVAQDHLLFALLDDSSIQTVFKEASIDIEAIKQQALVLRGNQKIDSRGADTNTPLEYLNKYAIDMTEQAREGKLDPVIGREEEIRNTIRVLARRIKSNPCLIGEPGVGKSAIIEGVAQRIIDDDVPTLLQGAKLFSLDLAALTAGAKYKGDFEERFKGVLKEIDQSKTLIVLFIDEIHMLMGNGKDDAANILKPALSRGQLKVIGATTNNEYRSIVEKDGAFERRFQKIEVSEPTLRETVAILRGLQPKYEIHHGVRILDSALVTAAQLAKRYLPYRRLPDSALDLVDISCAGVAVARDSKPEELDSKERQLQLLQVEIKALERDEDADSTTQDRLKQAKQKEASLQEELEPLRQRYNEERTGHEELTKAKKKLDELESKAQDAERRYDNATAADLRYFAIPDIQKQIAKLEEQVAEEEKRAGSHSMIQNVVDSDTISETAARLTGIPVKKLTESENEKLIHMERDLSSQVVGQMGAIKAVSNAVRLSRSGLANPRQPASFLFLGLSGSGKTELAKKIAGFLFNDEDMMIRVDCSELSEKYSVSKLLGTTAGYVGYDEGGFLTNQLQYKPYSVLLFDEVEKAHPDVLTVLLQMLDDGRITSGQGKTIDCSNCIIIMTSNLGAQFINSQEGSKISDSTKDMVMGAVKNHFRPEFLNRISSIVVFNKLSRKAIHKIVDIRIKELEARFEANDKHYKLNVSPEAKDFLAKFGYSNDMGARPLNRLIQNEILNKLAVRILRKEILDKETVNIVLKANGKGANDATGEGESLEVLPNHEAAVDAKTADGDAMDIDDDLDDDLDLD; from the coding sequence ATGAACGACGAAACACAATTCACAGAAAGAGCATTGACTATTGTCACTTTGGCTCAAAAATTAGCAGAAGATCATCAACATCCACAATTATTACCAATCCATTTATTAGCTGCCTTCATTGAAACTCCTGAGGATGGTAGTATTtcttatttacaaaatttgaTTGAGAAGGGTagatttgattttgatctTTTCAAGAAAGTCGTGAATAGAACCCTGGTGAGAGTGCCACAACAACATCCTGCACCAAGTCAAATTACACCAAGTTATAGTTTAGGAAAGGTACTACAGGATGCCGCCAAGATACAGAAGCAACAAAAAGATTCATTTGTAGCTCAAgatcatttattatttgcaCTTCTCGATGATTCATCCATACAGACTGTCTTTAAGGAAGCTTCCATTGATATTGAAGCCATCAAGCAACAGGCTTTGGTATTAAGAGGTaatcaaaaaattgattctAGAGGTGCTGATACTAATACAccattggaatatttgaataagtATGCCATTGATATGACAGAACAAGCCAGAGAGGGTAAATTAGATCCCGTCATTGGTagagaagaagagattAGAAATACCATCAGAGTATTGGCTAGAAGAATTAAATCTAATCCCTGTTTAATTGGTGAGCCTGGTGTCGGTAAGAGTGCTATCATTGAAGGTGTTGCtcaaagaattattgatgatgatgtaCCTACTTTATTACAAGGTGCCAAATTATTTAGTTTGGATTTAGCCGCTTTAACTGCTGGTGCCAAGTATAAAggtgattttgaagaaagatttaaaGGTGTCTTAAAGGAAATTGATCAATCAAAGACTTTAATCGTGTTgtttattgatgaaattcaTATGTTGATGGGTAATGGTAAAGATGATGCTGccaatattttgaaacCTGCCTTATCTAGAGGTCAATTGAAGGTTATTGGTGCtacaacaaataatgaatatagaTCCATTGTGGAGAAGGATGGTGcctttgaaagaagatttcaaaagattgaagTCTCTGAACCAACTTTAAGAGAGACAGTTGCCATCTTGAGAGGGTTACAACCTAAATATGAAATTCATCATGGGGTTAGAATCTTAGATAGTGCTTTAGTTACTGCTGCTCAACTGGCTAAGCGTTATCTTCCATATAGAAGATTACCTGATTCTGCCTTGGATTTAGTTGATATTTCATGTGCTGGTGTTGCTGTTGCAAGAGATTCTAAGCCAGAAGAATTAGATTCCAAAGAACGTCAATTACAATTATTACAAGTTGAAATTAAAGCTTTGGAAAGAGATGAAGATGCTGATAGTACCACTCAGGATAGGTTAAAGCAAGCTAAACAAAAGGAAGCCTCAttacaagaagaattggaaccCTTAAGACAACGTTATAATGAGGAAAGAACTGGTCATGAAGAATTAACTAAGgccaagaagaaattggatgaattggaaagtaAAGCTCAAGATGCAGAACGTAGATATGATAATGCTACCGCAGCTGATTTAAGATATTTTGCCATTCCTGATATTCAAAAGCAAATTgccaaattggaagaacaagttgctgaagaagaaaaacgTGCTGGTTCTCACTCTATGATTCAAAATGTTGTTGATTCTGATACAATTTCTGAGACTGCTGCTAGATTAACTGGTATCCCCGTGAAGAAATTAACTGAATCTGAAAATgagaaattaattcatATGGAACGTGATTTATCATCTCAAGTTGTTGGTCAAATGGGAGCCATTAAAGCTGTTTCCAATGCTGTAAGATTATCCAGATCTGGGTTAGCCAATCCAAGGCAACCTGCCTCTTTCTTATTCTTAGGTCTTTCCGGTTCAGGTAAAACTGAATTAGCCAAGAAGATTGCTGggtttttatttaatgatgaagatatgaTGATTAGAGTGGATTGTTCCGAATTAAGTGAGAAATATTCAGTATCCAAGTTATTGGGTACCACTGCTGGTTATGTTGGTTATGATGAAGGTGGGTTTTTAACTAACCAATTACAATACAAGCCATATTCAGTTTTGttatttgatgaagtgGAAAAGGCACATCCTGATGTGTTAACTGTCTTATTACAAATGTTGGACGATGGTAGAATTACATCTGGTCAAGGTAAGACCATTGATTGTTCTAATTGTATTATCATCATGACATCTAATTTGGGTGctcaatttatcaattctCAAGAAGGTTCTAAGATTTCAGATTCCACTAAGGATATGGTCATGGGTGCAGTTAAGAATCATTTCAGACCTGAATTTTTGAATAGAATCTCGAGTATTGTTGTGTTTAACAAGTTATCGCGGAAGGCTATCCATAAGATTGTAGATATCAGAATCAAAGAGTTGGAAGCTAGGTTTGAAGCCAACGATAAGCATTACAAATTGAATGTTTCTCCAGAAGCTAAGGATTTCCTTGCCAAGTTTGGTTACTCCAACGATATGGGTGCCAGACCATTAAACAGATTGATCCAGAACGAGATCTTGAACAAGTTAGCCGTGAGAATCCTAAGGAAGGAAATCTTGGACAAGGAAACCGTCAATATTGTGTTGAAGGCTAACGGTAAAGGTGCAAACGATGCTACGGGAGAAGGTGAGTCGCTTGAAGTGTTACCAAACCACGAGGCAGCAGTGGACGCCAAGACGGCCGATGGAGATGCGATGGATATTGACGACGATCTGGACGACGATCTGGACCTCGACTAG
- the NCAS0A02920 gene encoding uncharacterized protein (ancestral locus Anc_4.26): protein MKVQEMSAPNVDQFRIIEPLTSSIFLFIDGAETTYSSRIGWKPLSKEIIETLQLEPLLKEFNLTNVLCDGIEDINALTVLSEPIINSAAFISLPINGSVTSNTSEPTISHKISFNDIVTLLPDKELTDEQVSNLDCICHELSIDIIIPSLKHNNTNCDLYILGKECKVLAAKHHVLALLDVMKSTVTTDSKRTRLKVDTLELNFLHEDPVPLDIHPATIQYVKSTYKTNIYQPHLNDGNLLDKEKTIYLSSEVHSFLPIVKKMLMDILKSRTPTYYKSLSGISPGKLRYIRRFCRETVDKITLKFQCSIYISSEKAEFCSTSKELLILAIRYFTIHVLQQITEIQLIFDDNSTIDDQLLEHVLHEDLIIVQDSQQENQLLIIGNHTTKSTDIIEKLIKIFASSDLSKYDVLQWKAIFELDPSFEEFISGKKNGKLTRILDANHDSLLKLERLKEDERLFLHLIHTSSLTNFQTAFNLVLNELPAEDSFYIPELYHRPVIGSGGSIIQTTMRKHNVFIQFSNSFLLPQEKSSLIRYDNVIIRCPFKNHNNIIIAKNDLINMVDNFGSMQTIVKVHISLTQYRFLLSNYGGSIIGTLEKAHNVYIMFPLSVPTDNFVLTIKGMEENPSKAATDLINSYFGFEMEIKMTKNFTEESLSIFENQVIANFDERFNAKIAVLNKSILITYNKESADSLQMLLKDLSNYAQWRKADIVSRNERNDFIIHEDVISKNEETYSPVKNSYVGLMQQPNVRLSIPNNSIDYRQYQYPNFNIDSQSPTKLPFDYTISNNGKEGSLMGVAVMGQQSQTGSPQKKNR, encoded by the coding sequence ATGAAAGTTCAAGAAATGTCCGCTCCTAATGTTGATCAATTTAGAATAATTGAACCTTTAACCTCCTCGATATTCCTTTTTATTGATGGGGCTGAGACCACATATAGCTCGAGGATTGGATGGAAGCCGCTCTCAAAGGAGATAATTGAAACTTTACAACTTGAGCCTCTCttgaaagaattcaatCTTACTAATGTGCTTTGTGATGGTATAGAGGATATCAATGCCTTGACTGTTTTAAGTGAGCCCATAATTAATAGCGCTGCTTTTATCTCACTGCCCATTAATGGATCAGTGACATCCAACACTTCAGAACCAACTATCTCTCATAAAATCTCCTTCAATGACATTGTAACATTACTTCCAGACAAGGAGTTGACTGATGAGCAAGTTTCAAATCTAGATTGTATATGCCACGAATTATCAATCGATATCATAATTCCGTCCCTAAAAcataataataccaattgCGACCTCTACATCTTAGGAAAGGAATGTAAAGTATTAGCAGCCAAACATCATGTTCTTGCATTGCTAGATGTGATGAAATCAACAGTTACTACTGATTCCAAGAGAACACGATTAAAAGTAGATACTCTCGAATTGAATTTCCTTCATGAAGATCCCGTTCCTCTGGATATCCATCCCGCAACCATCCAATACGTTAAATCAACTTACAAGACAAATATATACCAGCCACATCTAAATGATGGCAACTTGTtagataaagaaaagacCATTTACTTGTCCAGCGAGGTACATTCATTCCTACCGATTGTGAAGAAAATGCTGATGGATATTCTTAAAAGTAGGACACCAACATACTATAAATCTCTCTCAGGTATTTCTCCAGGGAAACTAAGATACATAAGAAGATTTTGTAGGGAGACGGTGGACAAGATAACTTTGAAATTCCAATGCTCTATATACATTTCATCAGAGAAGGCGGAATTTTGTTCTACATCGAAGGAACTATTAATTTTAGCGATAAGATATTTCACAATACATGTTTTGCAGCAAATTACggaaattcaattaattttcGATGATAATTCCACAATTGATGATCAATTATTAGAACATGTTTTGCACGAAGATTTAATTATAGTACAGGACTCTCAACAAGAGAACCAATTATTAATCATCGGTAATCATACAACCAAATCAACTgacattattgaaaaattaattaaaatatttgcTTCTTCTGACTTATCTAAATATGATGTGTTACAGTGGAAAgcaatatttgaattagaCCCATCATTCGAAGAATTTATATCAGGTAAAAAGAATGGCAAACTGACAAGAATACTGGACGCGAATCATGATTCACTACTAAAATTAGAGCGCttgaaagaagatgaaaggTTATTTCTACATTTGATTCATACGTCATCATTAACTAATTTCCAAACTGCCTTTAATTTGGTGTTAAATGAATTACCGGCAGAAGATTCGTTTTACATACCTGAACTTTATCATAGACCTGTAATAGGTTCAGGTGGTTCGATCATCCAAACTACAATGCGGAAACATAATGTgttcattcaattttctAATAGTTTCTTATTACCTCAGGAGAAGTCATCTTTAATCAGATATGATAATGTAATCATTAGGTGTCCATTTAAAAATCacaataatataataattgCCAAGAACGACTTAATTAATATGGTTGATAATTTTGGATCAATGCAAACAATTGTGAAAGTCCATATATCATTGACTCAATATCGATTCCTTTTAAGCAATTATGGTGGATCAATTATAGGTACATTGGAAAAAGCTCACAACGTCTATATAATGTTTCCATTATCCGTTCCAACtgataattttgttttgaCTATTAAAGGTATGGAAGAAAACCCTTCAAAAGCTGCAACTGATCTTATTAACTCCTATTTTGGctttgaaatggaaattaaAATGACCAAAAACTTCACGGAGGAGTCTTTAAGTATATTTGAAAACCAAGTCATAGCTAACTTTGACGAACGCTTTAATGCAAAAATAGCAGTGTTGAATAAAAGTATTTTAATAACATATAATAAGGAAAGTGCTGATAGTCTGCAAATGTTATTGAAAGACTTGAGTAATTACGCACAATGGAGAAAAGCAGACATTGTTTCAAGAAACGAAAGAAATGACTTTATTATTCATGAAGATGTCATATcgaaaaatgaagaaacataTTCTCCAGTCAAAAATTCATATGTGGGGTTAATGCAGCAACCTAATGTAAGGTTGAGTATACCGAACAATAGTATAGACTACCGCCAATACCAATATcccaatttcaatattgatAGTCAATCCCCGACAAAGCTTCCATTTGACTACACTAtatcaaataatggaaaGGAGGGCAGTTTGATGGGTGTTGCAGTTATGGGCCAACAAAGTCAAACTGGTTCACctcaaaaaaaaaatagatag
- the IRC19 gene encoding Irc19p (ancestral locus Anc_4.25): MLKNSIVTKNAIITSTNTLIKNNVKYLLIDRQSLFAQWENEQKSCLRILYRRFARLRPFISNRGMVRDTYMDYIRYKFIKEDYSLKRSLVLKDEGGDTLHPQYPLKSTLKTLDFVTKAVSFIPERKGMKLCIARDNTICRQIMKNLLTIEYFKEEVSRWQKTKRETTAYIDYRLKFNHLKIFDCENDESSKKECKKTKDKRLIKLRVIGEFDRNIIFMNDMLGTRL, encoded by the coding sequence ATGTTGAAGAACTCAATAGTGACCAAAAATGCTATTATCACGTCGACCAATACCCtgataaaaaataatgtcAAATACTTGCTTATTGACCGTCAATCATTGTTTGCACAATGggaaaatgaacaaaagTCCTGTCTTAGGATCCTGTATCGAAGATTTGCGAGATTGCGACCATTCATTTCCAATAGGGGTATGGTTAGAGACACATATATGGATTATATCCgttataaatttataaaagaAGATTATTCCTTGAAGAGAAGCTTGGTACTTAAAGACGAAGGTGGCGATACATTACATCCTCAGTACCCATTAAAATCAACATTAAAGACGCTTGATTTTGTTACTAAGGCAGTCAGTTTTATACCAGAAAGAAAAGGTATGAAATTGTGTATTGCAAGGGACAATACCATTTGTAGgcagataatgaaaaatttactTACCATAGAGTactttaaagaagaagtttCACGTTGGCAAAAGACAAAACGAGAGACAACTGCTTACATCGATTATAGACTTAAATTTAATCAtctaaaaatatttgattgtGAGAATGATGAATCGTCTAAAAAAGAATGCAAGAAGACAAAGGATAAACGCTTGATAAAACTCCGAGTCATTGGGGAGTTCGATagaaatataatattcatGAACGATATGCTGGGAACTAGATTGTAA
- the ISA1 gene encoding Fe-binding Fe/S cluster assembly protein ISA1 (ancestral locus Anc_4.31), with the protein MINRLPSQHLHMLNRSQRLFSQSAKIRGSRNIMTGVSSSTNSTFKMKFIPSPLKKNNSETTTKVNPVPVQSNSAYKFKFIIPTNTTKAQATPNNEGSAPLLSKWSSYALPSKEVLAEQKKIVAEKERMEQERLKEAERVVAQARSDTQEIEAKEASTSATTAEMQASSSTSIINSGPAATTVTPMRKKRRRTLRPKKAFITLSPKALVHLRALLNQPEPKMIRVGTRNRGCSGTTYDLQYITEPGKFDEIVEQDGVKIVIDSKALFSVVGSEMDWIDDKLAAKFVFKNPNSKGTCGCGESFMV; encoded by the coding sequence atgataaataGGTTACCATCCCAACATCTACACATGTTAAACAGGTCTCAAAGGTTATTTTCGCAGTCCGCAAAGATACGAGGTAGTAGAAATATTATGACGGGGGTGTCCTCCTCAACAAATTCTACATTCAAGATGAAGTTCATTCCATCAcctttaaagaagaataattcAGAGACAACCACCAAGGTAAACCCGGTACCCGTTCAATCAAACTCAGCatataaattcaaattcataaTACCTACAAATACAACAAAAGCTCAAGCTACTCCTAATAATGAAGGATCTGCTCCATTATTATCTAAATGGTCAAGTTATGCTCTCCCCTCCAAAGAGGTCCTGGCAGAGCAAAAGAAGATAGTAGctgaaaaggaaagaatGGAACAAGAAAGGTTAAAGGAAGCTGAAAGAGTTGTTGCGCAGGCAAGAAGTGACACTCAAGAAATCGAAGCTAAGGAAGCATCAACGAGCGCTACTACAGCTGAGATGCAGGCATCTTCATCTACATCAATTATAAATTCAGGTCCCGCAGCCACAACGGTGACACCaatgagaaagaaaagaagaagaactttAAGACCAAAGAAGGCTTTCATTACTTTGAGTCCAAAGGCTTTGGTTCATTTGAGAGCATTACTGAATCAACCTGAGCCTAAGATGATTAGAGTGGGTACCAGGAACCGTGGTTGTTCAGGTACTACATACGATTTACAATATATTACCGAACCAggtaaatttgatgaaattgtaGAACAAGACGGTGTCAAGATTGTTATTGATTCCAAGGCCCTATTCAGTGTTGTGGGAAGTGAAATGGATTGGATTGATGACAAATTGGCAGCCAAATTCGTATTCAagaatccaaattcaaaGGGTACCTGTGGCTGTGGTGAAAGTTTCATGGTTTAA
- the RIM4 gene encoding Rim4p (ancestral locus Anc_4.33), with product MGLSAKNNKKGGSYFNQLPVQKGNGNRFYSGLHRLDEEKEEKCCKEHIINDHLPQQLSSNASLEQDDGSGNDVTDQSAEERSSEYDGEPSRSETENDDEEDGASESQSESESEAESESESESESESEADPYEPTFRGRPSSCVFVASLASNLHDDELCLSVTDYFKKFGEIIRVKVLRDQANRPYAFVQYTNDNDANVALKEAHGSILNGRRLRCERARVNRTLFITHNSPIELFEVHAICRKFGELDQLVPKRDDNPFMRRCSYPISNSSSWFAQFTFRDDAIRAFANLKTDSNWAVQWAQNIRVPKFFNLLNKDSPMDKENITNFNSQEDGADTDPTHDNNLNNDNMQPVTIDKKSIFVGQLPEETTEEVLKIHFSKHGKILDLNLIHKPKNVFAFIQYETENAAAIALETENHSIFISKTIHVQYKEIGGIHGRRNSKRSQYFSDNTQNPYLGPQLNLAPPPISMYRRKSSADVPISMPYVPSQIPHVSEFDLNPYNQNPYMNNFPSYRRNSFPSWSPPKTESQPLSNDTTHDGNTEEISEVSDSATGQIAGSNTTYNDTSAGSVDSDLIKKNTRGIIVTASMNH from the coding sequence ATGGGTCTCTCGGCAAAGAATAACAAGAAGGGTGGATCCTATTTTAATCAATTGCCCGTTCAGAAGGGTAATGGTAACCGGTTTTATAGTGGGTTGCATAGACTAGATGAGGAAAAAGAGGAGAAGTGCTGCAAGGAACACATTATTAATGATCATTTACCTCAGCAACTTTCGTCCAATGCCTCCCTCGAGCAAGATGATGGGAGTGGAAATGACGTTACTGATCAAAGTGCCGAGGAGCGTTCATCAGAATATGATGGTGAACCATCTAGATCGGAAACGGAGAACGACGATGAGGAGGATGGTGCATCAGAATCTCAGTCTGAATCTGAGTCCGAGGCGGAATCCGAGTCCGAATCCGAATCCGAATCCGAATCTGAAGCTGATCCATATGAACCTACTTTTAGAGGAAGACCTTCCTCTTGTGTCTTCGTGGCTAGCTTGGCATCCAATTTGCATGATGACGAATTATGTCTTTCCGTGACagattattttaaaaaattcgGTGAAATTATTCGCGTTAAAGTACTAAGAGATCAAGCAAATAGACCATATGCATTCGTCCAATACacaaatgataatgacGCCAATGTTGCCCTCAAGGAAGCACATGGGTCCATATTAAATGGTAGAAGACTACGTTGTGAAAGAGCAAGAGTTAATCGTACTTTATTTATTACTCATAATTCACCAATTGAACTTTTTGAAGTTCATGCAATTTGTAGAAAATTTGGTGAATTGGATCAATTGGTACCCAAGAGAGATGATAACCCATTCATGAGAAGATGTTCATAcccaatttcaaattcttcgTCATGGTTTGCTCAATTTACCTTTAGAGATGATGCTATAAGAGCATTTGCAAATTTAAAGACAGATTCAAATTGGGCTGTTCAATGGGCACAAAATATTAGAGTCCccaaattctttaatttattaaacaaaGATTCCCCCATggataaagaaaatataacaaattttaattcaCAAGAAGATGGTGCTGATACTGACCCAACTCATGATAATAActtgaataatgataacatGCAGCCAGTGACCATTGATAAAAAATCTATCTTTGTGGGTCAGTTACCAGAGGAAACAACTGAGGAGGtattgaaaattcattTCTCCAAACATGGGAAGATCCtagatttgaatttgattcatAAACCAAAAAACGTTTTTGcatttattcaatatgAAACAGAGAATGCAGCTGCGATCGCCTTGGAAACGGAAAATCATTCCATTTTCATATCTAAGACAATTCATGTTCAATACAAGGAGATTGGTGGTATTCAcggaagaagaaattctAAGAGATctcaatatttttcagataATACTCAAAATCCATATTTGGGACctcaattaaatttagcTCCGCCACCAATAAGCATGTacagaagaaaatcaagCGCTGATGTACCCATTTCAATGCCCTATGTACCATCACAAATTCCACACGTTtctgaatttgatttgaatccATATAACCAAAATCCTTATATGAATAATTTCCCCTCTTATAGACGTAATTCATTCCCTTCATGGTCTCCACCAAAGACTGAAAGTCAACCATTATCTAATGATACTACACATGATGGTAATACTGAAGAGATATCCGAGGTCTCAGATTCAGCTACTGGTCAAATTGCCGGCTCAAATACCACATATAATGATACCTCAGCTGGAAGTGTCGATAGTGATttgataaaaaaaaatacacGAGGCATCATAGTAACAGCTTCAATGAACCATTGA